DNA from Acidobacteriota bacterium:
GCGGCGAGCAAGGCCAGGACGATGAGCGGAGCGCGCCGGGCTTTCAGATGTTCCACCGCAACTCCTCCCTTCCGGGCCGGCCCGCCGCGGCCCCGTTGACCGCGGCGGCCGAATCTCATAGAATGCCGCCGATGCGAGTGCTGGTCACCGGAGGAACAGGTTTCCTCGGGAGTCATCTCGTCGAGGCCCTCCTCGAAGAACCCGGCGCCGAGGTCTATGCCCTCGTCCGCGACCCGTCGAAGCCGCGCTGGCTCCAGGGGGTCGAGGGGGTCCGCTTCATCGCCGGCGATCTCGGGAGCCCGCCCCGCCTGCCGGCCGGGCTGACCTGCGTCTACCACCTGGCCGGAGTGACCAAAACCCTCAGACCGGCCAATTATTATACCGTAAACCGCGACGGCACGGCAAATCTCCTCCGGGCCCTCGAGGGTCAGTCGGAGCGCCTGCGCTTCGTCCACTTGAGCAGCCTGGCCGCCGTCGGCCCCTCCTCCCCCGGCCGTGGGGTGACAGAGGACGAGCCGCCTCACCCGATCTCCCCTTACGGCGAGAGCAAGCTCCAGGCCGAGGAGGAGGTCCTGAAGCGCAGGGACCGCTTCTCCGTGGTCCTGCTCCGGGCGGCGGCCATCTATGGCCCCCGGGACGAGGACTTCCTCGAGTTCTTCCGCTGGATCAGGCGCGGCATCCGGCCCATCCTGGGCGGCCGCAAGGTCATGAGCCTGATCTACGTCAGGGACGCCGTCCGGGCCTGCCTCCTGGCGGGAAGGGACAGGCTGCCGAGCGGGCGGACCTTCAACCTGGCCGATCCCCGGCCCTGCGGCTGGGAGGACGTCGGACGGATCGCCGCCCGCCTCCTCGGAAAGAGGACGGTGCCGGTCTACGTGCCGTTCTGGTCGGCCTACCTGGCTTCGGTCGCCTCGGAAGGCATCGGGCGCCTCATCGGTGTCGACCAGAGCCTGATCAACGTCAGCAAGATCAGGCAGATGAAGCCCGACGGCTGGGTGGCCGACGCGGCCCTGGCCCGCCGCGAGCTGGGCTTCGAGACGATCTTCACGCTGGAGCAGGGCCTGGGCGAGACGATCGCCTGGTACCTCTGGAAAGGCCTGTTGTGACCCGGGCCGCCGCGGTCCGGAGTTTATTTTTCGGGAGGCATCCTTTATAATGAAAATTAGAATGAGCGCACCGCGGACCATCGTCACCGGCACCGGCCACTACGTGCCGCCCCGCGTGGTCACCAATCACGACCTCGAAAAGCTGATGGATACGTCCGACGAGTGGATCCGCGAACGGAGCGGCATCGTCGAGCGCCACCACGTCGAACCCGGGGTCAACACGTCCGACCTGGCCGTCGAGGCCGCCCGCCGGGCCATCGAGAACGCCGGGATCGATCCGGCGACCATCGATTTCGTCGTCGCCGCGACCCTGTCCCCCGACCACTATTTCCCCGGCATCGGCGTCCTCGTCCAGGCCAAGCTGGGCCTGGGCACGACCGGCGCCCTGGACGTCCGCAACCAGTGCAGCGGCTTCATCTACGCCCTGTCGGTCGCCGACCAGTTCATCCGGACGGGGACCTACAAGCGCATCCTCCTCGTCGCCGCCGAGGTCCAGTCCGGCGTCCTCGACTACTCGGACAAGGGCCGCGACATGTCGGTCCTGTTCGGCGACGGGGCCGGAGCGATCATTCTCGAGCCCAACCCCGGCGACGACGGCCGGGGCCTCCTGTCCACCCACCTCTACGCCGACGGCAACTTCGCCAACCACCTCTGGATGGAGAAGCCCAGCTCCTCGGACCATCCGACGTTCCAGCAGCGGCTCTTCGACGAGGGCCGGTTCTTCCCCAAGATGGAGGGCCGCAACGTCTTCGTCAACGCCTGCCAGCGCATGCCCGAGGCGGTGCGGACCGGCCTGGAGCGCAACGGCCTGGCCATCGAGGACATCGACGCCCTCATCCCCCACCAGGCCAACGACCGGATCTCTCTCCAGGTCGCCAAGGCCCTCAAGATCCCTCTCGAGAAGGTCATCCGGAACATCGACCGTTACGGCAACACGACCGCCGCGTCCATCCCCATCGCCCTCGACGAGGCCGTCCGGGGCGGCCGGATCAAGCGGGGGGACCTGGTCGCCATGGCCTCGTTCGGCTCCGGGTATACGTGGGCGTCGGCCTTCCTCCGCTGGTAGGCCTGGCTCCCATTCATATACAGGGTTATAAAAGGGTTTGTCAGGCAAAGGACAACTGTGCTAGGATTTGCCAGACCTTTTGAGGAGGAGCGCATGAAAAAGACAGCCGTCGTCGTCGCCGCGCTGGCCCTGTTCGCCTGCGCGACCGGCGCCCTGCTGGCCCAGTCGGCCGAGGACGCCAAGTTCAAGAAGTTCCAGGACACGTTCTGGGACGCCTATTTCAAGTTCTACCCGACCGCCGGGACCATCCAGGGCTACGCGAAGTACAACGATAAGCTCGAAGACCCGAGCGAAGGGGCCCTCGACAAGTTCAACGAGATCCTGGACGGCTTCAACCAGGAGCTGGTCACCAAGATCGACATGACCAAGCTCTCCGCCGAGAACCAGATCGACCACGGGATGTTCCTCGACTTCCTCGACCTCGAGTTCCTCAAGCTCCAGTACACCCTCCCCTGGCAGGACAATCCGCTCCTTTACAACGACCTGTTCGTCCAGAGCCTGCAGAGCCTGCTCGTCAGGAACGGCGGCGCCAACGTCGCCGCGGCCACGGCCCGGGCCAAGCTCATCCCCGGCCTGGTCAAGCGGGCCAAGGACAGCCTGAAGAACCCGCCCCAGGAATACACCCAGGCGGCCATCGACCAGATGCCGGCCATCCTCGACTTCTACCGCGTGGATATCCCCAAGCTCTCCGGCGGCGCCGCGGCCCTCCAGGCCGAGGCCGGCAAGGCCGTCGCGGCCCTCGAGGACTACCAGCGCTGGCTGAAGGGCGAGCTCCTGGCCAAGTCGACCGGCAACTTCCGCATGCCCGATCCTCACCTCCGCCTGCTGCGCCGGACGACCCAGGGCAACCTGCCCATCCTCGAGGAAGTGGTCCAGCGCTCTCTGGCCGACTTCAACAACATCCGCCGGGAGATGTTCCTCGTCTGCATCCCCTTCTACAAGATCATGTACCCCAACGTCGACATCGAGCAGCTCGGCCGGACCAAGGGCGAGGAGCAGACCAAGAACATCGTCATCCAGGGCGTGCTCGACAAGATCAAGGGCGATCACGTCGGCCGCGACGAGTTCGTCGGCCGCATCAACGCCGGCGCGGCCAGCCTCAAGACCTTCATCCAGCAGCAGAACGTGATCGAGCTGCCGGCCGACGCGCTGGCCATCGAGCCCATGCCGGCCTATGGCCTGCCGGGCAGATGGACCGTCCTGTCGCACCCCGGCGCCTTCGAAGCCTCCGGGCCCTACACCCTCTACGTCAGGCCCGTTCCCGCCGACTGGCCGGCGGACGCGGCGACGTCGTTCCTGGAGGAGCACAACAACTACTACGTCGACTTCATGATCGTCCAGAACATCTTCCCCGGTCAGTTCGTGCCGCTGGCCATGACCCGGAAGGACCCCTCCGTCATCCGACGGATAGCCGCCAACCAGGGCCTGCTCAAGGGCTGGCCGATCTTCCTCGAGGACGTGTTCATGGAATCCGGCTACGGCAACTATGACCTCCGGATGCGCCTCAACC
Protein-coding regions in this window:
- a CDS encoding NAD-dependent epimerase/dehydratase family protein; translated protein: MRVLVTGGTGFLGSHLVEALLEEPGAEVYALVRDPSKPRWLQGVEGVRFIAGDLGSPPRLPAGLTCVYHLAGVTKTLRPANYYTVNRDGTANLLRALEGQSERLRFVHLSSLAAVGPSSPGRGVTEDEPPHPISPYGESKLQAEEEVLKRRDRFSVVLLRAAAIYGPRDEDFLEFFRWIRRGIRPILGGRKVMSLIYVRDAVRACLLAGRDRLPSGRTFNLADPRPCGWEDVGRIAARLLGKRTVPVYVPFWSAYLASVASEGIGRLIGVDQSLINVSKIRQMKPDGWVADAALARRELGFETIFTLEQGLGETIAWYLWKGLL
- a CDS encoding beta-ketoacyl-ACP synthase III, producing the protein MSAPRTIVTGTGHYVPPRVVTNHDLEKLMDTSDEWIRERSGIVERHHVEPGVNTSDLAVEAARRAIENAGIDPATIDFVVAATLSPDHYFPGIGVLVQAKLGLGTTGALDVRNQCSGFIYALSVADQFIRTGTYKRILLVAAEVQSGVLDYSDKGRDMSVLFGDGAGAIILEPNPGDDGRGLLSTHLYADGNFANHLWMEKPSSSDHPTFQQRLFDEGRFFPKMEGRNVFVNACQRMPEAVRTGLERNGLAIEDIDALIPHQANDRISLQVAKALKIPLEKVIRNIDRYGNTTAASIPIALDEAVRGGRIKRGDLVAMASFGSGYTWASAFLRW
- a CDS encoding DUF885 family protein, with protein sequence MKKTAVVVAALALFACATGALLAQSAEDAKFKKFQDTFWDAYFKFYPTAGTIQGYAKYNDKLEDPSEGALDKFNEILDGFNQELVTKIDMTKLSAENQIDHGMFLDFLDLEFLKLQYTLPWQDNPLLYNDLFVQSLQSLLVRNGGANVAAATARAKLIPGLVKRAKDSLKNPPQEYTQAAIDQMPAILDFYRVDIPKLSGGAAALQAEAGKAVAALEDYQRWLKGELLAKSTGNFRMPDPHLRLLRRTTQGNLPILEEVVQRSLADFNNIRREMFLVCIPFYKIMYPNVDIEQLGRTKGEEQTKNIVIQGVLDKIKGDHVGRDEFVGRINAGAASLKTFIQQQNVIELPADALAIEPMPAYGLPGRWTVLSHPGAFEASGPYTLYVRPVPADWPADAATSFLEEHNNYYVDFMIVQNIFPGQFVPLAMTRKDPSVIRRIAANQGLLKGWPIFLEDVFMESGYGNYDLRMRLNQLKLMLKTVIDFQMDINVNEGTWTKDKVLDYMTVRGFMTRTEAERRWNQIVLNPGVGAQSYIGYQEILDMEKDYRKLKGQSFNAKEFLQKLVSYGAIPLTKLKTKIAQ